One window of the Pseudomonas sihuiensis genome contains the following:
- the mlaE gene encoding lipid asymmetry maintenance ABC transporter permease subunit MlaE: MRRISPLERLRLFGRAGIDVVATLGRSVLFLVNALFGRSRAGKPFQLLIKQLFAIGVMSLAIIVVSGIFIGMVLALQGYNILVSYGSEQAVGQMVALTLLRELGPVVTALLFAGRAGSALTAEIGNMKSTEQLSSLEMIGVDPLKYIVAPRLWAGFISMPLLAMIFCVVGIWGAAMVAVDWLGVYEGSFWANMQNSVSFYDDVLNGVIKSIVFAFVVTWIAVFQGYDCEPTSEGISRATTRTVVYASLAVLGLDFILTALMFGDF; encoded by the coding sequence ATGCGCAGAATTTCACCGCTCGAACGGCTGCGCCTGTTCGGTCGTGCGGGTATCGATGTGGTCGCGACCCTGGGGCGCTCTGTCCTGTTTCTGGTCAACGCTCTGTTCGGGCGCAGCCGCGCTGGCAAGCCTTTTCAACTGTTGATCAAGCAACTGTTCGCGATTGGCGTGATGTCGCTGGCGATCATCGTCGTGTCCGGCATTTTCATCGGTATGGTGTTGGCCCTGCAGGGCTACAACATTCTGGTCAGCTATGGCTCGGAGCAGGCTGTGGGGCAGATGGTCGCCCTGACCCTGCTGCGTGAACTGGGCCCGGTGGTCACCGCGCTGCTGTTCGCCGGTCGCGCCGGTTCCGCGTTGACCGCCGAAATCGGCAACATGAAGTCCACCGAGCAGCTCTCCAGTCTGGAGATGATCGGCGTCGACCCGCTCAAGTACATCGTCGCACCGCGGCTGTGGGCCGGCTTCATCTCCATGCCGCTGCTGGCGATGATCTTCTGCGTGGTCGGTATCTGGGGGGCGGCGATGGTCGCCGTGGATTGGCTGGGCGTCTACGAGGGCTCGTTCTGGGCCAACATGCAGAACAGTGTTTCCTTTTATGACGACGTGCTCAATGGCGTGATCAAGAGCATCGTCTTCGCCTTCGTGGTGACCTGGATCGCCGTGTTCCAGGGCTACGACTGTGAACCCACTTCCGAAGGCATCAGCCGTGCGACCACGCGCACCGTGGTGTACGCCTCGCTGGCCGTACTTGGCCTGGATTTCATTCTGACCGCTTTGATGTTTGGAGATTTCTGA
- a CDS encoding KpsF/GutQ family sugar-phosphate isomerase: MNQTRDLIDSAQRTIRLELEAVQELLPRIDADFIKACELILSCKGRVVVVGMGKSGHIGNKIAATLASTGTTSFFVHPAEASHGDMGMITKDDIVLALSNSGSTAEIVTLLPLIKRLGIRLISMTGNPDSPLAKAAEVNLDARVTQEACPLNLAPTSSTTASLVLGDALAIALLEARGFTAEDFAFSHPGGALGRRLLLKVENVMHAGDALPRVRRGTSLRDALLEMTQKGLGMTVVLEEDGRLAGIFTDGDLRRTLDKGIDVRQALIDEVMTPHGKTARAEMLAAEALKIMEDHKINALVVVDDLDNPVGALNMHDLLRAGVM, translated from the coding sequence ATGAACCAGACCCGCGACCTGATTGATTCCGCACAGCGCACCATCCGCCTCGAACTTGAAGCGGTACAGGAGCTATTGCCCCGCATCGATGCCGATTTCATCAAGGCCTGCGAGCTGATTCTCAGCTGCAAGGGACGCGTGGTTGTGGTCGGCATGGGCAAGTCCGGACATATCGGCAACAAGATCGCTGCGACCCTGGCCAGCACCGGCACCACCTCTTTCTTCGTCCACCCGGCAGAAGCCAGCCATGGCGACATGGGCATGATCACCAAGGACGACATCGTCCTGGCGCTGTCGAACTCGGGCTCGACCGCCGAGATCGTCACCCTGCTGCCACTGATCAAACGCCTCGGCATCCGCCTGATCAGCATGACCGGCAACCCGGACTCTCCATTGGCCAAGGCCGCCGAGGTCAATCTCGATGCTCGCGTCACCCAGGAAGCCTGCCCACTGAACCTGGCGCCGACCTCCTCGACCACCGCCAGCCTGGTACTGGGCGACGCACTGGCCATCGCCCTGCTGGAAGCGCGCGGCTTCACCGCCGAAGACTTCGCCTTCTCCCATCCGGGCGGCGCCCTTGGCCGGCGCCTGCTGCTCAAGGTAGAGAACGTCATGCACGCAGGCGATGCCCTGCCACGTGTACGCCGCGGCACCAGCCTGCGCGACGCCCTGCTGGAAATGACCCAGAAAGGCCTGGGCATGACCGTGGTGCTGGAAGAAGACGGCCGCCTCGCCGGCATCTTCACCGACGGCGACCTGCGCCGCACCCTGGACAAGGGTATCGACGTGCGCCAGGCATTGATCGACGAAGTCATGACCCCGCACGGCAAGACCGCCCGCGCCGAGATGCTCGCGGCCGAGGCCCTGAAGATCATGGAAGACCACAAGATCAATGCGCTGGTGGTAGTCGACGACCTGGACAACCCGGTCGGCGCCCTCAACATGCATGACCTGCTGCGCGCTGGAGTGATGTGA
- a CDS encoding ATP-binding cassette domain-containing protein codes for MSAEHEYAIELQGVSFQRGARSIFDKVDIRIPRGKVTGIMGPSGCGKTTLLRLIAAELRPSAGDVRVAGVSLPKLSRDELFDMRKQMGVLFQSGALFTDLDVFENVAFPLRVHTQLPEEMIRDIVLMKLQAVGLRGALELMPDELSGGMKRRVALARAIALDPQILLYDEPFVGQDPIAMGVLVRLIRLLNDALGITSVVVSHDLAETASIADYIYVVGDAQVLGQGTPAELMESDNPRIRQFMKGIPDGPVPFHFPAPDYREDLLGRG; via the coding sequence ATGAGCGCCGAGCACGAGTACGCGATCGAGTTGCAGGGCGTGAGCTTTCAGCGCGGCGCGCGGTCGATTTTCGACAAGGTCGATATCCGCATACCGCGCGGCAAGGTGACCGGCATCATGGGGCCGTCCGGCTGCGGCAAGACCACGCTGCTGCGTCTGATCGCGGCCGAGCTGCGTCCTTCGGCCGGTGATGTTCGTGTAGCGGGCGTCAGCCTGCCGAAGCTGTCGCGCGACGAGCTGTTCGACATGCGCAAGCAGATGGGCGTGCTGTTTCAGAGCGGTGCACTGTTCACCGACCTCGATGTGTTCGAGAACGTGGCCTTTCCACTGCGTGTGCATACCCAACTGCCGGAAGAAATGATCCGCGACATCGTCCTGATGAAGTTGCAGGCCGTTGGCCTGCGCGGAGCGCTGGAGCTGATGCCGGACGAGTTGTCTGGGGGCATGAAGCGCCGTGTCGCGCTGGCCCGAGCCATTGCACTCGATCCGCAGATTCTGCTGTATGACGAGCCTTTCGTCGGTCAGGACCCCATCGCCATGGGCGTCCTGGTGCGCCTGATCCGCCTGCTCAACGATGCGCTGGGGATCACCAGTGTGGTGGTTTCTCACGATCTTGCAGAAACCGCCAGTATCGCCGACTACATCTATGTCGTCGGTGATGCACAGGTGCTGGGGCAGGGCACACCGGCCGAGTTGATGGAGTCGGATAACCCGCGCATTCGCCAGTTCATGAAGGGCATCCCGGATGGTCCGGTGCCGTTTCATTTTCCAGCGCCGGACTACCGCGAAGATCTGTTGGGGAGAGGTTGA
- the mlaD gene encoding outer membrane lipid asymmetry maintenance protein MlaD yields MQNRTLEIGVGLFLMAGVLALLLLALRVSGLSVGSAGDTYKVYAYFDNIAGLTVRAKVTMAGVSIGKVTAIDLDRDSYMGRVTLELDGGVNNLPEDSTASILTAGLLGEKYIGISVGGDEEVLKDGSTIHDTQSSLVLEDLIGKFLLNSVNKDEAN; encoded by the coding sequence ATGCAAAACCGCACGCTGGAGATTGGTGTCGGCCTGTTCCTCATGGCTGGTGTGCTGGCCCTGCTGCTGCTGGCCCTGCGCGTCAGCGGCCTGAGCGTCGGTAGCGCTGGCGATACCTACAAGGTCTACGCCTACTTCGACAACATCGCCGGGCTGACCGTGCGCGCCAAGGTCACCATGGCCGGCGTGAGCATCGGCAAGGTCACTGCGATCGATCTGGATCGTGACAGTTACATGGGCCGGGTGACCCTGGAGCTCGATGGCGGCGTCAATAACCTGCCTGAGGATTCCACTGCGTCGATCCTGACCGCGGGGCTGCTCGGCGAGAAATACATCGGTATCAGCGTTGGTGGTGACGAGGAGGTGCTCAAGGACGGCAGCACCATCCACGACACGCAGTCCTCGCTGGTGCTGGAAGACCTGATTGGCAAATTCCTGCTCAATTCGGTCAATAAAGATGAAGCCAATTGA